From Aliamphritea hakodatensis:
GCATCATTTACCTTTAGATGCTGCGCCGGTCCGGTTTGCTTCCTGGATGGGCGGCGACCGGGACGGTAATCCGAATGTGACCGCAGAAGTCACTGAACGGGTGCTGCTGTTATCCCGCTGGATGGCAACGGACCTGTACCTGAAAGATATCGAACAGTTACGTATTGAGCTCTCCATGGGGGCGTGTTCAGACGAGCTGCGGGCGGCTGTTGGTGACCATAAAGAACCTTACCGGGAGTTATTACGTAGGTTGCGTCAGCGTTTCCAAACCAGCCAGCAGTGTTTGCAGCAATGTCTGAGGGGGGAGCCGGTTGACCGTTATGAGATGGTTATTACCCGTCAGTTGGTTGAAGTCCCCTTATTACTGATCGACCGTTCGCTGCGGGCCAATGGGATGGCGGTAATTGCCGATGGGCTGCTGCAGGATATGCTACGGCGGGTGGCCTGTTTCGGAATGAATCTTGTGCGTCTGGACATTCGGCAGAATTCGGACCGCCATGAACAGGTCTTTTCGGAACTCAGTGAATATTATGATCTGGGTGACTATGCCAGCTGGACAGAAGCCGAAAAACAGGCCTGGCTGATCGGTGAACTGGAGAATAAGCGGCCGTTACTGCCTGCCCGCTGGCAACCAACCGCTGATGTCGCAGAGGTACTTGAAACCTGTAAGGTGGTCGCCCGTGAAGAGGCGGACTCGCTGGGCTCTTATGTGATTTCAATGGCCAGTCAGCCATCGGATGTACTGGCGGTCATCCTGCTGCTGAGAGAACAGGGTATTGAGCATAATATTCCGGTCGTGCCGTTATTTGAAACACTGGATGATCTGGATAATGCCCGTCAGTGTATTGGCCAGTTGTTAGATATTCCCTGGTATAAAGCCTATATCGGCGGGCACCAGGAAGTGATGATCGGCTATTCCGATTCCGCCAAGGATGCCGGTCAGCTTGCCGCTGCCTGGGGTCAGTACCGGGCGCAGGAAGCACTGACAGAATTGTGTCAATCCCACGGGGTACATCTGAAGCTGTTCCATGGGCGTGGTGGTACGGTAGGCCGTGGTGGTGGTCCGAGCCATACTGCCATTCTTGCGCAGCCTCCCGGGTCAGTAGATGGCAGTCTCAGGGTGACAGAGCAGGGGGAGATGATCCGGTTTAAGTTTGGTGTGCCGGAAATTGCCGAGCGCAATATGGAGCTGTATACCTCAGCCACGCTGGAAGCGACATTAAATCCTCATGCGCCGCCGAAAGATGAGTGGCGGGGGCTGATGACGCAGCTGTCGGGAACCGGTTTAAAGCATTATCGGGAAGTGGTACGCCATGATCCGCAATTTGTTGCTTATTTCCGGGCTGCGACGCCGGAACAGGAGCTGGCAAAACTGCCGCTGGGAAGCCGGCCGGCGAAAAGACGTGCCGATGGCGGGGTAGAAAGCCTGCGGGCGATTCCCTGGATCTTTGCCTGGACGCAGATAAGGCTGATGTTGCCGGCCTGGCTGGGGAGCGATAACGCCTTACAGGATGCTGTTGATCAACAGCAGTTGCCGCTGATTAATGAAATGCGGCAGCAGTGGCCGTTTTTCCGTACCTATATCGACATGCTGGAAATGGTGGTTGCCAAGGCGGATGGAAATATCGCGGCTTATTATGATAAGCGTCTGGTGTCAGATGAGCTGGCGGTATTGGGTGCTGATTTACGTTGCCGGCTGGCGCATACGATATCGCTGGTGAAACAGATTAAAGGTCAGCAGGCTTTGCTGTTGGAAAATCCTGTTATCCGACAGTCGATAGATGTTCGCAATCCTTATATTGATCCGTTGCATTTATTGCAGGCTGAGTTGCTCTACCGCGACAGAAACCAGCCAGATGAGCGGCTTGAACAGGCATTGATGATTACCATG
This genomic window contains:
- the ppc gene encoding phosphoenolpyruvate carboxylase, which translates into the protein MNSLHEDLRDDVRMLGDCLGEIIAAQRGDDFVAKIEQIRHLAKQARASGQPADNELLEALKQLSDDELLAVARAFSQFLNLANLAEEHHRVRRRSGILDACHSDSFCGLLGRLLAQGLSKEKIAEQVSQLDVELVLTAHPTEVNRRTLIQKFDAITDCLKRNDRGEVVEHRLRDLIAQAWHTNEIRTERPTPVDEAKWGFTVIENSLWQAVPAFLRRLDRQLFDATGHHLPLDAAPVRFASWMGGDRDGNPNVTAEVTERVLLLSRWMATDLYLKDIEQLRIELSMGACSDELRAAVGDHKEPYRELLRRLRQRFQTSQQCLQQCLRGEPVDRYEMVITRQLVEVPLLLIDRSLRANGMAVIADGLLQDMLRRVACFGMNLVRLDIRQNSDRHEQVFSELSEYYDLGDYASWTEAEKQAWLIGELENKRPLLPARWQPTADVAEVLETCKVVAREEADSLGSYVISMASQPSDVLAVILLLREQGIEHNIPVVPLFETLDDLDNARQCIGQLLDIPWYKAYIGGHQEVMIGYSDSAKDAGQLAAAWGQYRAQEALTELCQSHGVHLKLFHGRGGTVGRGGGPSHTAILAQPPGSVDGSLRVTEQGEMIRFKFGVPEIAERNMELYTSATLEATLNPHAPPKDEWRGLMTQLSGTGLKHYREVVRHDPQFVAYFRAATPEQELAKLPLGSRPAKRRADGGVESLRAIPWIFAWTQIRLMLPAWLGSDNALQDAVDQQQLPLINEMRQQWPFFRTYIDMLEMVVAKADGNIAAYYDKRLVSDELAVLGADLRCRLAHTISLVKQIKGQQALLLENPVIRQSIDVRNPYIDPLHLLQAELLYRDRNQPDERLEQALMITMAGISAGMRNTG